A single Tachypleus tridentatus isolate NWPU-2018 chromosome 9, ASM421037v1, whole genome shotgun sequence DNA region contains:
- the LOC143224929 gene encoding dorsal-ventral patterning protein tolloid-like, which produces MIGTFCGRGILPRIVSRNPKIVMEFVSSPAGSMISDGFYLSVGKERRLPGRPGQEIMNPSCQWKFISTQVSQGYLYSLRHWYPPRTRCTYRLIGRPGEKLWVHFISFNVLRGSQCRNVLRIFNSSWQNRSALVGEYCGKNRPNETLLSLSEKLFIEYESMEGSFDGSQFEYSVYFMFLNTTSPDSRVPNTLCDQLFMSEQASSGYFHVLPNRLVLRNSEVQCKVQFMGKPSERVRLTLQEVKFNPLRQCVGIREPICTKSDFELTDHLSVIDSDGSHLGCFCADLSRDYQMVSSGSKLSVELKLYQLHYLAHRMDKSFVFTGHYQFLQVGCGEFSHKGIQGELNFPLEFSKTQKDFHCRWKIETSPGSSVMIKLPHVALSSNCSLTSLKMFTAVDLSLLHEFCGNHTNIELFPPTWQKKKITGRNENVVILELVSSFKYVQFQLLWTELWHHEDPEHHCDHLCPDNISCISKSLLCNGVINCPETNFYGNPLDEAPSLCHQKNYIIQSILGVSAVSIILLTVSCLVMYVWHRKTLTNKDTFTNCNNN; this is translated from the coding sequence ATGATTGGTACTTTCTGTGGGAGGGGCATCCTGCCCCGGATTGTATCTCGCAATCCAAAAATCGTCATGGAGTTTGTATCCTCACCTGCAGGAAGCATGATAAGTGATGGGTTTTATCTATCAGTAGGGAAGGAGCGCCGCCTACCAGGAAGACCGGGGCAAGAGATCATGAATCCATCCTGCCAATGGAAATTTATCAGCACCCAGGTTTCCCAAGGTTACCTATACAGCTTACGTCATTGGTATCCTCCTCGAACTCGCTGCACGTATAGACTCATCGGCCGTCCTGGAGAAAAGCTCTGGGTTCATTTCATTAGTTTCAACGTCCTACGAGGAAGTCAATGTCGGAATGTCTTACGAATCTTTAACTCCTCGTGGCAAAATCGGTCAGCTCTAGTAGGGGAATATTGCGGTAAAAATCGACCAAACGAAACCCTATTGTCCTTGTCTGAAAAACTATTCATTGAATATGAAAGCATGGAAGGGTCATTTGATGGATCACAGTTTGAATATTCTGTGTATTTTATGTTCCTGAATACAACATCTCCAGACTCACGTGTTCCGAACACCTTATGTGATCAGCTGTTTATGAGTGAACAAGCTTCTTCTGGATACTTCCACGTGTTACCAAACCGGCTTGTCTTACGGAACTCCGAAGTCCAGTGTAAAGTCCAGTTCATGGGAAAACCTTCTGAGAGGGTAAGGCTGACTTTGCAAGAAGTAAAGTTCAATCCACTGAGGCAGTGTGTTGGAATAAGAGAGCCTATATGCACCAAGAGCGATTTCGAACTCACAGACCATTTGTCAGTAATTGACTCTGATGGATCTCACCTTGGATGTTTCTGTGCCGATTTGTCTCGTGATTATCAGATGGTCTCTTCAGGTTCTAAACTCTCTGTGGAGCTCAAGTTATATCAGTTACATTATCTGGCACATAGGATGGATAAGTCTTTTGTCTTTACAGGCCATTACCAGTTCTTGCAAGTTGGATGCGGCGAGTTCTCTCATAAAGGAATTCAGGGAGAATTAAACTTTCCTTTAGAATTCAGCAAAACCCAAAAAGATTTCCACTGTCGATGGAAAATTGAAACTTCTCCAGGAAGTTCCGTTATGATAAAACTTCCACATGTGGCTTTGTCAAGTAACTGTAGTCTTACCAGCTTGAAGATGTTCACAGCAGTTGATTTAAGCCTACTTCATGAATTTTGTGGAAATCATACAAATATCGAGCTTTTCCCACCCACGtggcaaaaaaagaaaattactggGAGAAACGAAAATGTTGTTATTCTTGAGCTTGTATCTAGTTTTAAATATGTCCAGTTCCAGCTTCTCTGGACAGAACTCTGGCACCATGAAGATCCGGAACACCACTGTGACCATCTGTGTCCAGACAACATCAGCTGCATCTCTAAGTCATTGTTATGTAATGGTGTGATAAATTGTCCCGAAACAAATTTCTACGGAAATCCGTTAGATGAAGCGCCATCTCTTTGCCATCAGAAGAACTATATTATCCAAAGCATTTTGGGTGTGTCAGCTGTCTCTATAATTTTGTTAACTGTCTCTTGTCTGGTTATGTACGTTTGGCATCGAAAAACTCTTACAAATAAAGACACGTTTACTAACTGTAATAACAATTGA